The Cellulomonas sp. P24 genome contains a region encoding:
- the trpA gene encoding tryptophan synthase subunit alpha, which translates to MSTTGTTSVTASRLLTLRDEGRAALVGYLPLGFPDLAGSIEAARAMVDAGVDVVELGIPYSDPVMDGPQIQRAVEQALAGGTRVRDLFGAVEQIAASGAPVLVMTYWNPVVRYGVEAFARDLGAAGGAGLITPDLIPDEAAEWIAASDAHGLDRVFLVAPSSSPERLAAAAAASRGFVYVASTMGVTGERATVGSQAERLARDTRDAGADLVCVGLGVSRADQAAEVARYADGVIVGSALVRPLAEAPDRADGIRALRTVVTDLAAGIRRSTR; encoded by the coding sequence ATGAGCACCACAGGAACCACCAGCGTCACGGCGTCTCGCCTGCTCACGCTGCGGGACGAGGGCAGGGCCGCGCTGGTCGGGTACCTGCCGCTCGGGTTCCCGGACCTGGCCGGGTCGATCGAGGCGGCGCGCGCGATGGTCGACGCCGGGGTCGACGTCGTCGAGCTCGGCATCCCGTACTCCGACCCCGTGATGGACGGCCCGCAGATCCAGCGTGCGGTCGAGCAGGCCCTCGCGGGCGGGACGCGGGTGCGCGACCTGTTCGGTGCCGTCGAGCAGATCGCGGCATCGGGGGCGCCGGTGCTCGTCATGACGTACTGGAACCCGGTGGTCCGCTACGGCGTGGAGGCGTTCGCGCGCGATCTCGGCGCCGCGGGTGGTGCCGGGCTCATCACACCGGACCTGATCCCCGACGAGGCCGCCGAGTGGATCGCGGCATCGGACGCGCATGGGCTGGACCGGGTGTTCCTGGTGGCCCCGAGCTCGTCACCCGAGCGGCTCGCTGCTGCTGCTGCCGCGTCCCGCGGCTTCGTGTACGTCGCATCGACCATGGGGGTGACCGGTGAGCGGGCGACGGTCGGCTCGCAGGCCGAGCGCCTCGCGCGGGACACCCGGGACGCAGGTGCGGACCTCGTCTGCGTCGGGCTCGGCGTCTCGCGTGCGGACCAGGCCGCCGAGGTCGCCCGCTACGCGGACGGGGTGATCGTCGGTTCGGCCCTCGTCCGCCCGCTCGCCGAGGCACCGGACCGTGCCGACGGGATCCGCGCGCTGCGCACGGTGGTCACGGACCTGGCGGCAGGGATCCGCAGGTCGACCCGGTGA
- the trpB gene encoding tryptophan synthase subunit beta — MADSLATGQGPYFGEFGGRFVPEALIAALDELDTEYQKAKVDPGFGEELMRLHRTYTGRPSIITEVPKFAAHAGGARIILKREDLNHTGSHKINNVLGQALLTKRIGKTRVIAETGAGQHGVATATAAALFDLDCTIYMGEEDTRRQALNVARMRLLGAEVVPVTTGSRTLKDAINEALRDWVTNVGTTNYVFGTVAGPHPFPAMVRDLQKIIGEEARQQVLDLTGRLPDVVAACVGGGSNAIGIFHAFLDDRGVRLLGFEAGGDGVETGRHAATITAGVPGVLHGARSFLLQDEDGQTIESHSISAGLDYPGVGPEHSWLASIHRAEYRPVTDTQAMDAFRLLCRTEGIIPAIESAHALAGALEVGKELGPDGLILVNLSGRGDKDVETAARWFGLLDEDSASGYSAHDATDGGDR, encoded by the coding sequence ATCGCCGACTCGCTCGCGACGGGCCAGGGGCCGTACTTCGGGGAGTTCGGGGGCAGGTTCGTCCCGGAGGCGCTGATCGCGGCTCTGGACGAGCTCGACACCGAGTACCAGAAGGCGAAGGTCGACCCCGGCTTCGGCGAGGAGCTCATGCGGCTGCACCGGACCTACACCGGGCGGCCGAGCATCATCACCGAGGTCCCGAAGTTCGCCGCCCATGCCGGTGGGGCCCGGATCATCCTCAAGCGCGAGGACCTCAACCACACCGGCTCCCACAAGATCAACAACGTCCTCGGGCAGGCGCTGCTGACCAAGCGGATCGGCAAGACGCGCGTGATCGCCGAGACGGGCGCCGGTCAGCACGGTGTCGCGACGGCGACGGCCGCTGCCCTGTTCGACCTCGACTGCACGATCTACATGGGCGAGGAGGACACCCGCAGGCAGGCGCTGAACGTCGCGCGGATGCGCCTGCTCGGTGCCGAGGTCGTCCCGGTGACGACCGGGTCGCGCACGCTCAAGGACGCGATCAACGAGGCGCTGCGCGACTGGGTGACCAACGTCGGGACCACCAACTACGTCTTCGGGACGGTGGCCGGGCCGCACCCGTTCCCCGCCATGGTGCGCGACCTGCAGAAGATCATCGGTGAGGAGGCGCGTCAGCAGGTCCTCGACCTGACCGGGCGGCTCCCTGACGTGGTGGCCGCGTGCGTCGGCGGGGGCAGCAACGCGATCGGCATCTTCCATGCGTTCCTCGACGACCGTGGGGTGCGCCTGCTCGGGTTCGAGGCAGGTGGCGACGGCGTCGAGACCGGTCGGCACGCGGCGACGATCACGGCCGGCGTCCCCGGGGTGCTGCACGGGGCACGATCCTTCCTCCTCCAGGACGAGGACGGGCAGACGATCGAGAGCCACTCGATCTCCGCCGGTCTCGACTACCCGGGTGTCGGGCCCGAGCACTCCTGGCTCGCGAGCATCCATCGCGCGGAGTACCGGCCCGTGACGGACACGCAGGCGATGGACGCCTTCCGCCTGCTGTGCCGTACCGAGGGGATCATCCCGGCGATCGAGTCGGCGCACGCCCTGGCGGGGGCGCTCGAGGTCGGCAAGGAGCTCGGCCCGGACGGGCTGATCCTCGTCAACCTGTCCGGTCGGGGGGACAAGGACGTCGAGACCGCTGCCCGGTGGTTCGGGCTGCTCGACGAGGACTCGGCGTCCGGCTACTCGGCGCACGACGCCACCGACGGGGGCGACCGATGA
- the lgt gene encoding prolipoprotein diacylglyceryl transferase: protein MTLVQGAAGSIPSPSQGVWTIGVVPLRAYALAILTGIGVALWIARRRWVERGGDADTVLEVSFWAVPFGIVGGRLYHVVSSPDAYFGRGGDPWRAFAIWEGGLGIWGAIALGGLGAWIGCRRQGVRMPPFADALAPALLVAQAIGRLGNWFNQEIFGGPTTLPWGLEIDAAHLPAGAAVGTLYHPTFLYELVWNLTAAALLVYLDRRWRLGHGRVFWLYVLLYTAGRGWIEMLRIDTAHQVLGLRLNVWTSILVGLGALVAFVVVGRRHPGRDTDLRRTPIVVQDEDAEDRSIA from the coding sequence ATGACCCTCGTCCAGGGCGCTGCGGGCTCGATCCCGAGCCCGTCCCAGGGCGTGTGGACGATCGGCGTCGTCCCGCTGCGCGCGTACGCGCTGGCGATCCTCACGGGCATCGGCGTCGCGCTGTGGATCGCCAGGCGCCGCTGGGTCGAACGAGGCGGCGACGCCGACACGGTCCTCGAGGTCAGCTTCTGGGCGGTGCCCTTCGGGATCGTCGGCGGACGGCTGTACCACGTCGTCTCGTCGCCGGACGCGTACTTCGGCCGAGGCGGGGACCCGTGGCGGGCCTTCGCCATCTGGGAGGGCGGTCTCGGCATCTGGGGGGCGATCGCCCTCGGTGGGTTGGGTGCGTGGATCGGGTGCCGTCGCCAGGGGGTGCGCATGCCTCCGTTCGCGGACGCGCTCGCTCCCGCGCTCCTCGTGGCCCAGGCGATCGGTCGGCTCGGCAACTGGTTCAACCAGGAGATCTTCGGTGGTCCGACGACCCTTCCGTGGGGTCTCGAGATCGATGCCGCGCACCTGCCTGCCGGCGCGGCCGTGGGAACGCTGTACCACCCGACCTTCCTGTACGAGCTGGTGTGGAACCTCACGGCTGCCGCTCTGCTCGTCTACCTGGACCGCCGGTGGCGCCTCGGGCACGGTCGGGTCTTCTGGCTCTACGTGCTGCTCTACACCGCGGGTCGTGGCTGGATCGAGATGCTCAGGATCGACACGGCGCACCAGGTGCTCGGGCTGCGCCTCAACGTCTGGACGTCGATCCTGGTCGGTCTGGGTGCGCTGGTAGCCTTTGTCGTGGTGGGACGTCGGCACCCCGGACGTGACACCGACCTCAGACGCACACCGATCGTGGTGCAGGACGAGGATGCCGAGGACCGGTCGATCGCGTAA